A window of the Deinococcus gobiensis I-0 genome harbors these coding sequences:
- a CDS encoding DUF1517 domain-containing protein, with amino-acid sequence MKPRGLRRLYAALLVAALALVSPVTAQSGGSFGGSVGESSSSSGSSFSDVESPGAASAASSGASSSNTASPDDSVPDWLVEVIFWLVIAGLAVFLLVSLWQLALSLFVPRQVVFVQLLLARSPKVQRRIGEIARSADADTAGRLPEMFRQAVRATLDASPDWVYGHAVVERGRSGAMTRRLAALAVLARAAFTVETTHNQQDGREDGPQLQADTSRRGHGVRADGAPQYLAVSLGAVTTRRLPVPPGPQTAEGLRAVLEALAERGNIEEVQVIWSPDTPGEFLTEDQAIGKYPDLGRL; translated from the coding sequence ATGAAGCCCCGTGGTCTACGCCGGCTGTATGCCGCCCTGCTCGTCGCCGCGCTGGCGCTGGTGTCGCCGGTCACGGCGCAGAGCGGCGGCAGTTTCGGCGGCTCGGTGGGAGAGAGCTCCTCCTCGTCGGGGTCCAGCTTCTCGGATGTGGAGTCGCCGGGCGCCGCGTCCGCCGCGTCGTCAGGCGCGAGTTCGTCGAATACGGCCTCGCCGGACGACAGCGTGCCCGACTGGTTGGTCGAGGTCATCTTCTGGCTCGTGATCGCCGGGCTGGCCGTATTTCTGCTGGTGTCCCTGTGGCAACTGGCCCTCAGCCTGTTCGTGCCTCGCCAGGTGGTGTTCGTACAACTGCTGCTCGCCCGGTCCCCCAAGGTGCAGCGCCGCATCGGCGAGATCGCCCGCAGCGCCGATGCCGACACGGCCGGCCGCCTCCCGGAGATGTTCCGGCAGGCGGTCCGGGCGACCCTGGACGCCAGCCCCGACTGGGTCTACGGGCACGCGGTCGTCGAGCGGGGCCGCTCGGGCGCCATGACCCGGCGGCTCGCGGCCCTGGCGGTCCTGGCCCGCGCCGCCTTCACGGTCGAGACCACCCACAACCAGCAGGACGGCCGCGAGGATGGCCCGCAGCTTCAGGCCGACACCTCGCGGCGGGGCCACGGGGTACGGGCAGACGGCGCGCCGCAGTACCTCGCCGTGTCGCTGGGGGCCGTCACGACCCGCAGGCTGCCCGTGCCCCCCGGTCCCCAGACCGCCGAGGGGCTCCGGGCCGTGCTGGAGGCCCTGGCAGAGCGCGGCAACATCGAGGAGGTGCAGGTCATCTGGAGTCCCGACACCCCCGGCGAGTTCCTGACCGAAGATCAGGCCATCGGCAAATACCCGGACCTGGGCCGGCTGTAA
- a CDS encoding cyclase family protein — MPLQDISRLLTPGHPTWPGDAPYRLTPVARIAGGDSVNTAELATSTHTGTHVDAPWHYDDAGARLDEIPLEVYVGPCRVLSVTPQGGYVTPAALAGLPGTLPPRLLLHTGQPAHWAEFPEDFTALEPAFVREVARRGVRLIGTDCPSVDPLTSKTLDAHAACRETGVLILEGLNLSATPDGDYDLVCLPLPLAGVDGAPARATLLPAGTLG, encoded by the coding sequence ATGCCCCTGCAAGACATCTCGCGCCTGCTCACGCCCGGCCATCCCACCTGGCCCGGCGACGCCCCCTACCGCCTGACTCCGGTGGCCCGCATCGCCGGGGGCGACAGCGTGAACACTGCCGAGCTGGCGACCAGCACCCACACTGGCACCCATGTGGACGCGCCCTGGCACTACGACGACGCGGGCGCGCGCCTGGACGAGATTCCGCTGGAGGTCTACGTCGGGCCCTGCCGCGTCCTGAGCGTGACGCCGCAGGGCGGTTACGTGACCCCGGCAGCGCTCGCGGGGCTGCCGGGCACGCTGCCGCCCCGGCTGCTGCTGCACACCGGGCAACCCGCCCACTGGGCCGAGTTCCCCGAGGACTTCACGGCGCTGGAGCCCGCCTTCGTGCGCGAGGTCGCCCGGCGGGGCGTGCGGCTCATCGGGACCGACTGCCCCAGCGTGGACCCGCTGACGAGCAAGACCCTGGACGCCCACGCCGCCTGCCGCGAGACCGGCGTGCTGATCCTCGAAGGCCTGAACCTCAGCGCCACGCCGGACGGCGACTACGATCTGGTCTGCCTCCCGCTGCCCCTGGCCGGGGTGGACGGCGCTCCGGCCAGGGCGACGCTGCTGCCCGCCGGCACGCTGGGCTGA
- a CDS encoding DNA gyrase subunit B, whose amino-acid sequence MTRTDELSTVTELTAQAGPSAEYTADHITMLEGMDAVRKRPGMYVQGGTGVDGYHQLLTEIIDNGIDEGLAGFATEVRITMHADGSASVTDDGRGIPVDIMKSKGRPAIEVIFSELHAGGKFGQGAYKVSGGLHGVGSTVVNALSTFLDVHVNKGGRLYHIRFERGVLATPLEDLGPTPADVQWATSVAFHPDPAIFKEFDNQFDYSRIRNRLRELAYLTGLKIVIRDERTDLHGGEVKQEEFFEKGGIANFARALVTDDTKLLYDQPIVMRGKSNEVEVEVAFIHANTYASDNILTYANMIRTRDGGTPLTGFKTAYTRILNKYARDKNMIKSGNPVPSGDDLLEGIYCVVSVKLGEPQFESQAKVKLLNSEAQTAVNAVVGEKFAEFLEENPKIGKTIVEKAAEAARAREAARKARDIVRRSNPLDNEDLPGKLADCSSQDPSESELFIVEGNSAGGSAKGGRERRFQAILPLRGKILNVEKAELNKILKNAEIRSLIGAIGAGVEGTGDQMHFDLSNLRYHKIVIMTDADMDGGHITTLLLTFFFRYMRPIVEQGHLYIAQPPLYKITVGANTKNNKGTYLYNEEELKRHVAQATRDGRKYEIQRFKGLGEMNAEQLWETTMDPERRVLKRVSIDDLIIANEIFDALMGSDVAPRKDFIRENARFAEISV is encoded by the coding sequence ATGACCAGAACCGACGAACTGTCCACCGTGACCGAGCTGACCGCGCAGGCCGGCCCGAGCGCCGAATACACCGCCGACCACATCACCATGCTCGAGGGCATGGACGCCGTCCGCAAGCGCCCCGGCATGTACGTGCAGGGCGGCACGGGCGTGGACGGCTACCACCAGCTCCTGACCGAGATCATCGACAACGGCATCGACGAGGGCCTCGCGGGCTTCGCGACCGAGGTCCGCATCACCATGCATGCCGACGGCAGCGCCTCGGTGACCGACGACGGGCGCGGTATCCCGGTGGACATCATGAAGTCCAAGGGCCGCCCGGCCATCGAAGTGATCTTCAGCGAGCTGCACGCGGGCGGCAAGTTCGGCCAGGGCGCCTACAAGGTGTCGGGCGGCCTGCACGGCGTCGGCTCGACGGTGGTCAACGCCCTCTCGACCTTCCTCGACGTGCACGTCAACAAGGGGGGGCGCCTGTACCACATCCGGTTCGAGCGCGGCGTGCTGGCGACGCCGCTCGAAGACCTCGGCCCCACGCCGGCGGACGTGCAGTGGGCGACGAGCGTGGCCTTCCACCCCGATCCGGCCATCTTCAAGGAGTTCGACAACCAGTTCGACTACTCGCGCATCCGCAACCGCCTGCGTGAGCTGGCCTACCTGACCGGCCTGAAGATCGTCATCCGCGACGAGCGCACCGACCTGCACGGCGGCGAGGTCAAGCAAGAAGAGTTCTTCGAGAAGGGCGGCATCGCCAACTTCGCGCGCGCGCTCGTGACCGACGACACCAAGCTGCTCTACGACCAGCCCATCGTGATGCGCGGCAAGAGCAACGAGGTCGAGGTCGAGGTGGCGTTCATCCACGCCAACACCTACGCCAGCGACAACATCCTGACCTACGCCAACATGATCCGCACCCGCGACGGCGGCACGCCGCTGACCGGCTTCAAGACGGCCTACACCCGCATCCTGAACAAGTACGCCCGCGACAAGAACATGATCAAGTCGGGCAACCCGGTGCCCAGCGGCGACGACCTGCTCGAAGGCATCTACTGCGTGGTGTCGGTCAAGCTCGGCGAGCCGCAGTTCGAGTCGCAGGCCAAGGTCAAGCTGCTCAACAGCGAGGCCCAGACGGCCGTGAACGCGGTGGTGGGCGAGAAGTTCGCGGAGTTCCTCGAAGAGAACCCCAAGATCGGCAAGACCATCGTCGAGAAGGCCGCCGAGGCCGCCCGCGCCCGCGAGGCCGCCCGCAAGGCCCGCGACATCGTGCGCCGCAGCAACCCGCTGGACAACGAGGACCTGCCCGGCAAGCTCGCCGACTGCTCGTCGCAGGACCCCTCGGAGAGCGAACTGTTCATCGTGGAAGGCAACTCGGCGGGCGGCTCGGCCAAGGGCGGGCGCGAACGGCGCTTCCAGGCCATTTTGCCCCTGCGCGGCAAGATCCTGAACGTCGAGAAGGCCGAGCTGAACAAGATCCTCAAGAACGCCGAAATCCGCAGCCTGATCGGGGCCATCGGGGCGGGCGTCGAGGGCACGGGCGACCAGATGCACTTCGACCTGTCGAACCTGCGCTACCACAAGATCGTGATCATGACCGACGCCGACATGGACGGCGGCCACATCACGACGCTGCTGCTCACGTTCTTCTTCCGCTATATGCGGCCCATCGTCGAGCAGGGCCACCTGTACATCGCCCAGCCGCCCCTGTACAAGATCACCGTGGGGGCCAACACCAAGAACAACAAGGGCACGTACCTCTACAACGAAGAGGAGCTCAAGCGGCACGTGGCGCAGGCGACCCGCGACGGCCGCAAGTACGAGATCCAGCGCTTCAAGGGGCTGGGCGAGATGAATGCCGAGCAGCTGTGGGAGACTACCATGGACCCCGAGCGGCGCGTGCTCAAGCGCGTGAGCATCGACGACCTGATCATCGCCAACGAGATCTTCGATGCCCTGATGGGCAGCGACGTGGCTCCGCGCAAGGACTTCATCCGCGAGAACGCGAGGTTCGCCGAAATCAGCGTCTGA
- a CDS encoding vWA domain-containing protein, protein MPRAALSLHLTAALLCGSLALATPPATVPAASTGGAETCALPTGPLPTRTRAVFVLDTSGSMRGIGDGQADIFGQVKASVSAYVAAAQPDRVDLVTFDGGLRTRRGYALPTDADTFARDLAALRANGSNTYLYRSLRDALSPLAGGGRYLTDVFLLTDGIDNNPRRRVSAGQALAAFRGRGPLDRLTYIALGTEIPAEAATALARSGYARGLSLPVGTVPDLTRVRGTVPATVTDPARVPAPYPDGTPLRLVGAEGGAVPTLAQAQASGGLTRLQVRGEVPQGTAALLCAESGAGTGGGGDTATAAAGTSADPLAALPPQRVLLTLNLPPQAAAPQGWLAWVRGLLGRQDGGQAVQGGSAVQVAASTPATPGWQWLNPGADRVLGPGEDTVLRYRAAPGTDLRGARLELPGDAGGAAADLTAALEAQPGASEFAVRLRRTGSGGAGQEVAARLILASGETLVLPGVTAGPLASAGQTVTLSPVGSAPTAGAPSGTGPTAAPAARPAPRWAGWVLGVALLLGLLAALALLRRRRAGAGGGGGAAPRGAAAPPHAFVAGTVPTVEGLTYKEDRTLALVMAGGELSSVPTPLGGPFDIGLLSRVPHLSGVRAEQHRDGLRLLHVPEDLDIRRGGRLLRSGDVVVPGTLLGVAMADASRAPHPPLGSLVGLGLPLSLRAEGVNVQVAGPYATHALSLPTGITDLGEAFGSPALRGLKVSVTAGRILLADLPPDLTLSRAGDPQPLRPGTYLPAQTDLGLPER, encoded by the coding sequence ATGCCCCGCGCCGCCCTGTCCCTCCACCTCACCGCCGCGCTGCTGTGCGGGAGCCTCGCCCTGGCGACCCCGCCCGCGACCGTTCCCGCCGCCTCCACCGGAGGGGCCGAGACCTGCGCCCTGCCCACCGGCCCGCTGCCCACCCGCACGCGCGCCGTGTTCGTCCTGGATACCAGCGGCAGCATGCGCGGCATCGGGGACGGTCAGGCCGACATCTTCGGGCAGGTCAAGGCCAGCGTGAGCGCCTACGTCGCGGCGGCGCAGCCCGACCGCGTGGACCTCGTTACCTTCGACGGTGGCCTGCGCACCCGCCGGGGCTACGCGCTGCCCACCGACGCCGACACCTTCGCGCGCGACCTCGCGGCGCTGCGCGCGAACGGCTCGAACACCTACCTGTACCGCAGCCTGCGCGACGCCCTGTCGCCCCTGGCGGGAGGCGGGCGCTACCTGACCGACGTGTTCCTGCTGACCGACGGCATCGACAACAATCCCCGGCGCCGGGTCAGCGCCGGACAGGCGCTCGCGGCCTTCCGGGGGCGTGGCCCGCTCGACCGCCTGACCTACATCGCCCTGGGCACCGAGATTCCGGCCGAGGCGGCCACGGCCCTGGCCCGCAGCGGCTACGCGCGCGGCCTGAGCCTGCCGGTCGGCACCGTCCCGGACCTGACCCGCGTGCGCGGCACCGTCCCCGCGACCGTCACCGACCCCGCGCGGGTGCCTGCGCCCTACCCGGACGGCACGCCGCTGCGGCTGGTCGGGGCCGAGGGCGGCGCGGTCCCCACCCTGGCCCAGGCGCAGGCTTCGGGCGGGCTCACCCGACTCCAGGTACGCGGCGAGGTCCCGCAGGGCACGGCGGCCCTGCTGTGCGCCGAGTCGGGGGCGGGCACGGGGGGGGGCGGGGACACGGCTACCGCCGCAGCCGGCACGTCTGCCGACCCCCTGGCCGCGCTGCCGCCGCAGCGGGTGCTGCTCACCCTGAACCTGCCGCCGCAGGCCGCCGCGCCGCAGGGCTGGCTGGCCTGGGTGCGGGGGCTGCTGGGTCGTCAGGACGGGGGGCAGGCCGTCCAGGGGGGCAGCGCGGTGCAGGTGGCGGCCTCCACCCCGGCGACTCCCGGCTGGCAGTGGCTCAACCCCGGGGCCGACCGCGTGCTCGGGCCGGGCGAGGACACCGTGCTGCGTTACCGCGCCGCGCCCGGCACCGACCTGCGCGGCGCGCGGCTGGAACTGCCCGGCGACGCGGGGGGCGCGGCCGCCGATCTGACGGCCGCCCTGGAGGCGCAGCCGGGGGCCAGCGAGTTCGCCGTGCGGCTGCGGCGCACCGGCAGCGGCGGGGCCGGACAGGAGGTCGCCGCCCGCCTGATCCTGGCCTCCGGCGAGACGCTGGTGTTGCCGGGCGTGACCGCCGGGCCGCTGGCGAGTGCGGGGCAGACCGTGACCCTGAGCCCGGTCGGGTCGGCCCCGACAGCGGGCGCGCCGTCGGGGACCGGCCCGACCGCTGCTCCGGCGGCGCGCCCGGCGCCGCGCTGGGCCGGGTGGGTGCTGGGGGTCGCGCTCCTGCTGGGGCTCCTGGCCGCCCTGGCCCTGCTGCGGCGCCGCCGCGCCGGGGCCGGGGGCGGCGGGGGAGCGGCCCCGCGCGGCGCGGCGGCCCCCCCCCACGCCTTCGTCGCCGGGACGGTCCCCACCGTAGAGGGCCTGACCTACAAGGAGGACCGCACCCTGGCGCTGGTCATGGCCGGCGGTGAGCTCAGCAGCGTGCCCACCCCGCTGGGCGGCCCCTTCGACATCGGGCTGCTGTCGCGGGTCCCCCACCTGAGCGGCGTACGGGCCGAACAGCACCGCGACGGCCTGCGTCTGCTGCACGTGCCCGAAGACCTGGACATCCGCCGGGGCGGGCGGCTGCTGCGGTCTGGCGACGTGGTGGTGCCCGGCACCCTGCTGGGTGTGGCGATGGCCGACGCCTCACGCGCGCCGCATCCCCCCCTGGGGTCGCTGGTGGGCCTGGGCCTGCCCCTGAGCCTGCGGGCCGAGGGCGTGAACGTGCAGGTGGCCGGTCCCTACGCCACCCACGCCCTGAGCCTGCCCACCGGCATCACCGATCTGGGCGAGGCCTTCGGATCGCCCGCCCTGCGCGGCCTGAAGGTCAGCGTGACCGCCGGGCGAATCCTGCTGGCCGACCTGCCCCCCGACCTCACCCTGAGCCGCGCGGGCGACCCGCAGCCGCTGCGCCCGGGCACGTACCTGCCCGCACAGACCGACCTGGGCCTGCCCGAACGCTGA
- a CDS encoding LysM peptidoglycan-binding domain-containing protein, giving the protein MRRVALTLLLISLPVPGAPAWAAPTTPASRPATVKVKAGDTLYRLARTYHLSVAQVQRWNGLNGNTIHVGQVLRLRPPATATAPAPARTTPARTTPVRTAPARGAAAQASPVAGRGGGVYTVRRGDTLGGIARRAGVSVAALQQASGLRGTLIHPGQRLRVPPRGTVTVARAATRVPALPAGKEARLVYTYVRVGPGDTPQGLAARYRVTPDALRRLNGFSTVQMIVPGTKLLVPSRVAVPVPPAARGSAVSYRAARPLDIPVQVVQVDLRWRNVLVAPVLPSRSLSFNSGATVGTLARTSGARAVVNGSYFHPHTYAPAGDIVMQGRLLTWGRIPAALAITPDNRASIAASTTALFSRPLDTSWAGMETVIATGPRIVARGAVQHSYSGVFQDPALFGRAARSAVGLLSSRDLLLVTTHARLTTVEMGKVMAKLGARDALLLDGGSSAGLAWNGAAVLDSVRKVSYGIGVFADYTGRRYAR; this is encoded by the coding sequence ATGCGACGTGTTGCCCTGACCCTGCTGTTGATTTCCCTGCCGGTGCCGGGTGCGCCGGCCTGGGCCGCACCCACGACCCCGGCGTCCCGGCCCGCCACCGTGAAGGTGAAGGCCGGTGACACGCTGTACCGCCTGGCCCGCACCTACCACCTCAGCGTGGCGCAGGTGCAGCGCTGGAACGGCCTGAACGGCAACACCATCCATGTGGGACAGGTGCTGCGGCTGCGGCCCCCGGCCACCGCCACCGCACCTGCCCCTGCCCGGACGACACCGGCCCGGACGACCCCAGTCCGGACAGCTCCGGCCAGAGGCGCTGCGGCCCAGGCCAGCCCGGTGGCCGGTCGCGGCGGCGGGGTCTATACCGTCCGGCGCGGCGACACGCTGGGGGGCATCGCCCGCCGGGCCGGGGTGAGTGTGGCGGCGCTGCAACAGGCCAGCGGCCTGCGCGGCACCCTCATCCACCCGGGCCAGCGCCTGCGGGTCCCCCCGCGCGGGACGGTCACGGTGGCCCGCGCGGCCACGCGCGTACCCGCCCTGCCCGCCGGCAAAGAGGCCCGGCTGGTCTACACCTACGTGCGGGTGGGGCCAGGCGACACGCCTCAGGGCCTCGCGGCGCGCTACCGCGTGACCCCCGACGCCCTGAGGCGGCTCAACGGGTTCTCGACCGTCCAGATGATCGTGCCGGGGACCAAGCTGCTGGTGCCCAGCCGCGTCGCCGTGCCGGTGCCGCCCGCCGCGCGCGGCAGCGCCGTGAGCTACCGCGCCGCGCGCCCCCTGGACATTCCCGTGCAGGTCGTGCAGGTGGACCTGCGGTGGCGCAACGTGCTGGTGGCCCCGGTGCTGCCCAGCCGCAGCCTGAGTTTCAACAGCGGGGCCACGGTGGGCACGCTGGCCCGCACGAGCGGCGCGCGCGCAGTCGTCAACGGCAGCTATTTTCACCCGCACACCTACGCGCCGGCCGGGGACATCGTCATGCAGGGCCGCCTGCTGACCTGGGGGCGCATTCCGGCCGCCCTGGCGATCACGCCCGACAACCGCGCGAGCATCGCCGCGAGCACCACCGCGCTGTTCAGCCGTCCGCTGGACACGAGCTGGGCCGGGATGGAGACGGTCATCGCCACCGGGCCGCGCATCGTGGCGCGCGGGGCCGTGCAGCACAGCTACAGCGGGGTCTTTCAGGACCCGGCCCTCTTCGGGCGGGCCGCGCGCAGCGCCGTGGGCCTGCTGAGCAGCCGCGACCTGCTCCTCGTGACCACCCACGCCCGCCTCACCACGGTCGAGATGGGCAAGGTCATGGCGAAGCTGGGCGCGCGCGACGCCCTGCTCCTCGACGGCGGCAGCAGCGCGGGGCTGGCCTGGAACGGCGCGGCGGTACTCGACAGCGTGCGCAAGGTCAGCTACGGCATCGGGGTCTTCGCCGACTACACCGGCCGGCGCTACGCCCGCTAG
- the rbfA gene encoding 30S ribosome-binding factor RbfA, whose protein sequence is MKPAQIQSQLQRVLSEAISGLRDPRVPMIVTVERVQVAPDYTLARVYVSAMGADMPELLDALTHARGHLQREVAAQVKMRRTPTLEFRSAADSPL, encoded by the coding sequence ATGAAACCCGCCCAGATCCAGTCGCAGCTTCAGCGCGTGCTGAGTGAGGCCATCTCCGGCCTGCGCGATCCACGCGTGCCCATGATCGTGACGGTCGAGCGCGTGCAGGTCGCCCCCGACTACACCCTGGCGCGTGTGTACGTCAGCGCGATGGGGGCCGACATGCCCGAACTGCTCGATGCCCTGACCCACGCGCGCGGACACCTCCAGCGCGAGGTGGCCGCCCAGGTCAAGATGCGCCGCACCCCCACCCTGGAGTTCCGCTCGGCGGCCGACTCTCCCCTCTGA
- a CDS encoding acyl-CoA thioesterase, with product MPDTHPPTTPGRTFTSDFRVRYAETDAMAVAHHATYPVWFEVGRSDLMRELGLPYAEIEARGYYLMLSGLHVQYRRAARYDDRLRLTTRVSELRSRTLKFSYELHRLGEEGAAPELLATGETHHIATDRTYRPARMPDDVLERLKP from the coding sequence ATGCCGGACACCCACCCCCCCACCACCCCCGGCCGCACCTTCACGTCCGACTTCCGCGTGCGGTATGCCGAGACCGACGCGATGGCCGTCGCCCACCACGCCACCTACCCGGTGTGGTTCGAGGTGGGCCGCAGCGACCTGATGCGTGAGCTGGGCCTGCCCTACGCCGAGATCGAGGCGCGCGGGTACTACCTCATGCTCAGCGGCCTGCACGTGCAATACCGCCGCGCCGCCCGCTACGACGACCGCCTGCGCCTGACCACCCGCGTCTCGGAGCTGCGCAGCCGCACCCTGAAGTTCAGCTACGAGCTGCACCGCCTGGGGGAAGAGGGCGCCGCGCCCGAGCTGCTGGCGACCGGCGAGACCCACCACATCGCCACCGACCGGACCTACCGCCCCGCCCGCATGCCCGACGACGTGCTGGAACGCCTCAAGCCCTGA
- the rraA gene encoding ribonuclease E activity regulator RraA, protein MTRAWTPTTDLCDADGRARVLAPIFRSYGRLQRFCGEISTLRVDGHNPLVREALHTPGRGRVLVVDGGARLDCALLGDQLAQAGVAQGWAGVVVNGAVRDAARLAELPLGVLALATHPRRSGKLAQGERDVGVHFAGVWLWPGDWLCADEDGVVVLPGDGGPPDHL, encoded by the coding sequence ATGACCAGAGCCTGGACGCCTACGACCGACCTGTGCGATGCCGACGGGCGAGCCCGGGTCCTGGCTCCCATCTTCCGCTCCTATGGCCGCCTCCAGCGCTTCTGCGGCGAGATTTCGACCCTGAGGGTGGACGGGCACAATCCACTGGTGCGCGAGGCGCTGCACACGCCGGGCCGCGGGCGTGTACTGGTCGTGGACGGCGGCGCGCGGCTGGACTGCGCGCTGCTGGGCGACCAGCTGGCCCAGGCCGGCGTGGCCCAGGGCTGGGCCGGCGTCGTCGTGAACGGCGCGGTTCGGGACGCGGCGCGGTTGGCCGAACTGCCGTTGGGGGTCCTAGCACTGGCGACCCATCCCCGGCGCAGTGGCAAACTCGCGCAGGGCGAGCGGGATGTGGGGGTGCATTTCGCCGGGGTCTGGCTGTGGCCCGGCGACTGGCTATGTGCCGATGAGGACGGTGTAGTGGTCCTGCCCGGAGATGGGGGACCCCCCGACCATCTGTGA
- a CDS encoding sensor histidine kinase, with product MTVSPLPLVLVVSAQRSHAPALAAALRGSEVQYLPDSDTLLREANLRAPQVVLLYTDTPGTPLAQVLPILRRRAELAATQWLAVGTQGLGELLAAGADGLASDATSPEALALQVRNMQVRAQQHTDALERVATLQRRMDAWEHEERVRDQLVHMLVHDLKNPIAAVMGLLEVVEDDTRLPPDSRELLRVARDEAQHLLHLTVNMLDVRKIQAGKMNLRRELMFSPMFSEVMDLARGDVGSGLRERNLQVQVEQGISPVSADAEILRRVMANLISNALKHTSMGGLIAIDVSSDGPHLLVSVRDDGEGIPEDDLPNLFAAFEQSRLTLHGRFDTGMGLAFCKMAVEAHGGQIGVESVRGQGSRFFFTLPFAQDSEDDDFVELLN from the coding sequence ATGACGGTTTCCCCACTTCCTCTCGTGCTGGTCGTTTCAGCGCAGCGCAGCCATGCGCCGGCGCTGGCGGCGGCCCTGCGCGGCTCGGAAGTGCAGTACCTGCCCGACAGCGACACCCTGCTGCGCGAGGCCAACCTGCGCGCGCCCCAGGTCGTGCTGCTGTACACCGACACGCCGGGCACGCCGCTGGCGCAGGTGTTGCCGATCCTGCGCCGCCGCGCCGAACTCGCCGCGACGCAGTGGCTCGCGGTGGGCACGCAGGGCCTGGGCGAACTGCTGGCCGCCGGGGCCGACGGACTGGCGAGCGACGCGACCTCGCCCGAGGCGCTGGCGTTGCAGGTGCGCAACATGCAGGTGCGCGCGCAGCAGCATACCGACGCCCTGGAGCGCGTGGCGACGCTGCAACGCCGCATGGACGCCTGGGAGCACGAGGAGCGGGTGCGCGACCAGCTCGTGCACATGCTGGTCCACGACCTCAAGAACCCCATCGCCGCCGTCATGGGGCTGCTGGAGGTCGTCGAGGACGATACCCGCCTGCCTCCCGACTCGCGCGAGCTGCTGCGGGTGGCGCGCGACGAGGCCCAGCACCTGCTGCACCTCACCGTGAACATGCTCGACGTCCGCAAGATCCAGGCGGGCAAGATGAACCTGCGCCGCGAACTGATGTTCAGTCCGATGTTCAGCGAGGTGATGGACCTCGCGCGCGGCGACGTGGGCAGCGGCCTGCGCGAACGCAATCTCCAGGTTCAGGTCGAGCAGGGCATCAGCCCGGTCAGTGCCGACGCCGAGATCCTGCGCCGGGTCATGGCGAACCTCATCAGCAACGCCCTGAAGCACACCAGCATGGGCGGCCTCATCGCCATCGACGTGAGCAGCGACGGCCCGCATCTTCTGGTCAGCGTGCGCGACGACGGCGAGGGCATCCCCGAGGACGACCTGCCCAACCTCTTCGCCGCCTTCGAGCAGAGCCGACTGACCCTGCACGGCCGCTTCGACACCGGCATGGGCCTGGCCTTCTGCAAGATGGCCGTCGAAGCGCACGGCGGCCAGATCGGCGTCGAGTCGGTGCGCGGGCAGGGCTCACGCTTCTTCTTCACCCTGCCCTTCGCGCAGGACAGCGAGGACGACGATTTCGTCGAGCTGCTGAACTGA